The following are encoded in a window of Salinibacter grassmerensis genomic DNA:
- a CDS encoding dihydroorotase, whose translation MTPHLLLRGGTLLRPEPETTQDADLLIRNGTIAAIGSDLDAGDDVSVYDASGLFISPGWMDMHVHFREPGYEHKETIATGSRAALAGGFTDVACMPNTDPPLHTRDVVEFVRERAEDTPVGVHPIACVSKERAGDEIAEMADLRAGGAVAFSDDGAPVPTAGLMRRALEYSSMLDRPIINHMEEETLNPSGQMHEGAVSARLGLDGIPAASEDVMIARDIELAALTGGALHVAHISTARGVELVRRAKAHGVSVTAEVCTHHLTLTDGAVEASQFDTNTKMHPPLRSPADVAALKDGLADGTIDAICTDHAPHASYEKQVEFAHAPFGILGLETAWGLIGRELIEPGVLSVEEAVRKLTVAPRRILRLDGLGLAEGVPARLTVFDASTEWTFTEDDIRSKSENTPFTDAEMVGRPWAVYSDGQFVECGGT comes from the coding sequence ATGACGCCTCATCTTCTCCTCCGCGGCGGCACGCTTCTCCGGCCCGAGCCCGAAACGACCCAGGACGCCGATCTGCTCATCCGGAACGGCACGATCGCAGCGATCGGAAGCGACCTCGACGCAGGAGACGACGTGTCGGTGTACGACGCGTCGGGCCTGTTCATCTCGCCGGGGTGGATGGACATGCACGTCCACTTCCGAGAGCCCGGCTACGAGCACAAAGAAACCATCGCCACCGGAAGCCGGGCGGCCCTCGCGGGTGGGTTCACGGACGTGGCCTGCATGCCCAACACCGATCCGCCCCTCCACACGCGTGATGTGGTCGAGTTTGTACGGGAGCGGGCCGAGGACACGCCGGTGGGCGTGCACCCCATCGCGTGCGTTTCGAAGGAGCGGGCCGGCGACGAGATTGCCGAGATGGCCGACCTGCGGGCGGGCGGGGCCGTTGCCTTTAGCGACGACGGGGCACCCGTGCCGACGGCGGGGCTGATGCGGCGGGCGCTGGAGTACAGCAGCATGCTCGACCGCCCGATCATCAACCACATGGAGGAGGAGACCCTCAATCCGAGCGGGCAGATGCATGAGGGCGCGGTGTCGGCGCGGCTTGGGCTCGACGGCATTCCGGCCGCGTCCGAAGACGTGATGATTGCCCGCGACATTGAGCTGGCGGCCCTCACCGGGGGCGCCCTTCACGTGGCGCACATCTCGACCGCCCGGGGCGTGGAACTCGTGCGGCGGGCCAAGGCCCACGGCGTGTCCGTCACAGCCGAGGTGTGCACCCATCACCTGACGCTCACGGACGGAGCGGTGGAGGCGTCTCAGTTCGACACGAACACGAAGATGCATCCGCCCCTCCGCTCACCGGCGGACGTGGCGGCCCTGAAGGACGGCCTGGCCGACGGCACCATTGACGCGATCTGCACCGACCACGCCCCCCACGCATCCTACGAGAAGCAGGTTGAGTTCGCCCACGCTCCCTTCGGCATCCTCGGCCTCGAAACAGCGTGGGGCCTCATCGGGCGCGAACTGATCGAACCGGGCGTGCTCTCCGTGGAGGAGGCGGTGCGGAAGCTGACCGTGGCCCCGCGCCGCATCCTGCGCCTCGACGGGTTGGGCCTCGCAGAGGGCGTCCCGGCGCGGCTCACGGTTTTCGACGCGTCGACCGAGTGGACCTTCACGGAGGACGACATCCGGTCGAAGAGCGAAAACACCCCGTTCACGGACGCCGAGATGGTGGGGCGGCCCTGGGCGGTCTACAGCGATGGGCAGTTCGTGGAGTGTGGGGGGACGTAG